The following are encoded together in the Actinoplanes sp. N902-109 genome:
- a CDS encoding 3-dehydroquinate synthase family protein has translation MPTTVEVHAGDRPYDVVIGAGVRRLLPGIVERLGARRAVVVSARPRPWVPDPGVPATVLAAHDGEHAKTLATVADLCAQFAASGLSRADVVVTCGGGTTTDVAGLAAALYHRGVAVVHVPTTLLAQVDASVGGKTAVNLPAGKNLVGAYWQPAAVLCDTDYLSTLTPRQRRNGLGEIARCHFIGAGDLSALSTEQQIAASVALKADVVSRDERDTGLRHILNYGHTLGHALEIATDFRLHHGEAVAVGTVFAGRLGHALGRIGAQRAAEHEAVVRHYGLPTALPGDVAAETLIDIMHHDKKSVGGLSFVLDGAGGPALVTGVPAGTVRRVLAAMPRQSLDELITVGTEPAGHR, from the coding sequence ATGCCAACGACCGTCGAGGTGCACGCCGGCGATCGTCCGTACGATGTGGTCATCGGCGCGGGCGTGCGCCGTCTGCTGCCGGGGATCGTCGAACGGCTCGGCGCCCGCCGGGCCGTGGTGGTCTCGGCCCGCCCCCGGCCGTGGGTGCCGGATCCCGGGGTTCCTGCGACGGTGCTCGCGGCCCACGACGGGGAGCACGCCAAGACGCTCGCCACCGTGGCGGATCTCTGCGCGCAGTTCGCCGCTTCCGGGCTGAGCCGGGCGGACGTGGTCGTCACGTGCGGCGGCGGCACCACCACCGACGTGGCCGGGCTCGCCGCCGCCCTCTACCACCGTGGGGTCGCGGTCGTCCACGTCCCCACCACCCTGCTCGCCCAGGTCGACGCCAGCGTCGGCGGCAAGACCGCGGTCAACCTGCCGGCCGGCAAGAACCTCGTCGGCGCGTACTGGCAGCCGGCCGCGGTTCTCTGCGACACCGACTACCTGAGCACCCTGACGCCCCGGCAACGGCGCAACGGGCTCGGCGAGATCGCCAGGTGCCACTTCATCGGCGCCGGTGACCTCAGCGCCCTGAGTACCGAGCAGCAGATCGCCGCCAGCGTCGCGCTGAAGGCGGACGTCGTCTCCCGCGACGAGCGGGACACCGGGCTGCGGCACATCCTCAACTACGGGCACACGCTCGGGCATGCGCTGGAGATCGCGACCGACTTCCGGTTGCACCACGGCGAAGCAGTCGCGGTGGGCACCGTCTTCGCCGGCCGGCTCGGCCACGCGCTGGGCCGGATCGGCGCGCAGCGGGCCGCTGAGCACGAGGCCGTGGTACGCCACTACGGGCTGCCCACGGCCCTGCCCGGGGACGTCGCCGCCGAGACGTTGATCGACATCATGCACCACGACAAGAAGTCGGTCGGCGGCCTGAGCTTCGTCCTCGACGGCGCCGGCGGACCGGCCCTGGTCACCGGGGTCCCTGCCGGGACCGTGCGGCGGGTGCTCGCGGCGATGCCGCGGCAGTCCCTGGACGAGCTGATCACCGTCGGCACCGAGCCCGCGGGGCACCGGTGA
- a CDS encoding 3-deoxy-7-phosphoheptulonate synthase, with amino-acid sequence MNRRRTGRDPGARIRAALTLPAAQQPVWPDRKRAAAVTASLRTLPAIVRPGETARLRARLAAVARGESFLLQGGDCAETFTGNTATHVRGNVALLHHMAALLAVAGGRPVVRLARAAGQYAKPRSAYVDAAGLPAYRGDIINARTATAAARTPDPGRMRRARIHAARTMDVIRAAHAGTHVSHEALLLDYEAAGLTAYGSGVLSGLAHFLWIGERTRALDGAHIAFAALLTNPIGLKIGPATTPEEAVEYAQRLDPQREPGRLTLISRMGHDRVRDVLPPIVEKVTAAGHTVVWQCDPMHGNTQLLPNGFKTRSLGRIADEVDGFFEVHRDLGTHPGGLHLELTGDDVTECVGGTCGLAEHDVPRRYHTACDPRLNPSQALDIARHTARLLRP; translated from the coding sequence GTGAACCGCCGCCGGACCGGCCGCGACCCCGGTGCCCGGATACGCGCAGCGCTGACCTTGCCCGCCGCCCAGCAGCCGGTCTGGCCCGACCGCAAACGCGCGGCCGCGGTCACCGCTTCCCTGCGCACCCTGCCGGCCATCGTGCGGCCGGGGGAGACGGCCCGGTTGCGCGCGCGGCTCGCGGCCGTCGCCCGGGGCGAGAGCTTCCTGCTGCAGGGCGGCGACTGCGCGGAGACCTTCACCGGCAACACCGCCACGCACGTACGGGGAAACGTGGCCCTGCTGCACCACATGGCCGCCCTTCTCGCCGTCGCCGGCGGGCGCCCGGTGGTACGCCTGGCCCGGGCCGCCGGCCAGTACGCCAAGCCGCGTTCCGCCTACGTCGACGCCGCCGGCCTGCCCGCCTACCGGGGCGACATCATCAACGCCCGGACCGCCACCGCGGCGGCGCGCACCCCGGACCCGGGGCGGATGCGGCGGGCCCGGATCCACGCGGCCCGGACCATGGACGTCATCCGGGCCGCGCACGCCGGGACGCACGTCAGCCACGAGGCGTTGTTGCTGGACTACGAGGCGGCCGGGCTCACGGCGTACGGCTCCGGCGTGCTCAGCGGCCTCGCCCACTTCCTGTGGATCGGCGAGCGGACCCGGGCGCTGGACGGCGCGCACATCGCCTTCGCCGCGCTGCTCACCAACCCGATCGGCCTGAAGATCGGCCCGGCCACCACCCCCGAGGAAGCCGTCGAGTACGCCCAGCGGCTCGACCCGCAGCGCGAGCCCGGCCGGCTCACCCTGATCAGCCGGATGGGCCACGACCGTGTGCGTGACGTGCTGCCGCCCATCGTGGAGAAGGTCACCGCCGCCGGCCACACCGTGGTGTGGCAGTGCGACCCCATGCACGGCAACACCCAGCTGCTCCCGAACGGCTTCAAGACCCGCAGCCTGGGCCGGATCGCCGACGAGGTGGACGGTTTCTTCGAGGTGCACCGCGACCTCGGTACCCACCCCGGCGGCCTGCACCTCGAACTCACCGGCGACGACGTCACCGAATGCGTCGGCGGCACCTGCGGCCTCGCGGAGCACGACGTCCCGCGGCGTTACCACACGGCCTGCGACCCCCGCCTCAACCCGTCCCAGGCGCTGGACATCGCGCGGCACACCGCCCGCCTGCTCCGGCCATGA
- a CDS encoding DegT/DnrJ/EryC1/StrS family aminotransferase: MEAIGKAPVFPHWPQYDDEERTALIRALEQGQWWRMGGTEVESFERELADFHGAPHALAVTNGSHALELALQCLGVGPGSEVIVPAFTFISSSQAAQRLGAVAVPVDVDPGTYNIEVGAAAAAVTPRTRVIMPVHMAGLVADMDALAKLAADNGVALLQDAAHAQGARWQGKRIGEFGTIAAFSFQNGKLMTAGEGGALLLPDEEMLESAFLRHSCGRPRTDRHYLHKVSGSNLRLGEFAAAVLRAQLRRLDAQNAVRDERWALLSGLLTAIPGVVPQSGDPRAERNTHYMAMFRVPGLSEQGRNDLVDRLVAAGLPAFAAFRAIYRTDAFWDGARPGETVEQIAERCPHTEAISTDGIWLHHRVLLAEPEALHATAEIIAGAVTAA; the protein is encoded by the coding sequence ATGGAAGCCATTGGCAAAGCACCCGTCTTCCCGCATTGGCCGCAGTACGACGACGAGGAGCGCACCGCGCTGATCCGGGCCCTGGAACAGGGTCAGTGGTGGCGGATGGGCGGCACCGAGGTCGAGTCGTTCGAGCGGGAGCTCGCCGACTTCCACGGCGCCCCGCACGCCTTGGCGGTCACCAACGGCTCGCACGCCCTCGAACTGGCTCTGCAGTGCCTCGGCGTCGGGCCGGGCAGCGAGGTCATCGTGCCGGCGTTCACGTTCATCTCGTCGTCCCAGGCGGCGCAACGGCTGGGCGCGGTCGCCGTACCGGTCGACGTGGACCCTGGGACGTACAACATCGAGGTCGGCGCCGCGGCGGCCGCCGTGACGCCGCGGACCCGGGTCATCATGCCGGTCCACATGGCCGGGCTGGTCGCCGACATGGACGCGCTCGCCAAGCTGGCCGCCGACAACGGCGTGGCGCTGCTGCAGGACGCCGCGCACGCGCAGGGCGCCCGCTGGCAGGGCAAGCGGATCGGCGAGTTCGGCACGATCGCGGCCTTCAGCTTCCAGAACGGCAAGCTCATGACGGCCGGTGAGGGCGGTGCCCTGCTCCTGCCCGACGAGGAGATGCTGGAGAGCGCGTTCCTGCGGCACAGTTGTGGCCGGCCCCGGACCGACCGGCACTACCTGCACAAGGTCAGCGGATCGAACCTGCGGCTCGGCGAGTTCGCGGCGGCCGTCCTGCGGGCCCAGCTGCGCCGGCTCGACGCCCAGAACGCGGTCCGCGACGAGCGCTGGGCGCTGCTGTCCGGGCTCCTGACGGCGATCCCCGGTGTGGTGCCGCAGAGCGGCGACCCGCGCGCCGAGCGCAACACCCACTACATGGCGATGTTCCGGGTACCCGGCCTCAGCGAGCAGGGGCGCAACGACCTCGTCGACCGTCTCGTCGCGGCCGGGCTGCCGGCCTTCGCCGCCTTCCGGGCGATCTACCGGACCGACGCGTTCTGGGACGGCGCCCGGCCGGGCGAGACCGTCGAGCAGATCGCCGAGCGCTGCCCGCACACCGAGGCGATCAGCACCGACGGCATCTGGCTGCACCACCGGGTCCTGCTCGCCGAGCCCGAGGCCCTGCACGCCACCGCCGAGATCATCGCCGGTGCGGTGACCGCGGCATGA